A DNA window from Trichosurus vulpecula isolate mTriVul1 chromosome 2, mTriVul1.pri, whole genome shotgun sequence contains the following coding sequences:
- the LOC118839663 gene encoding putative olfactory receptor 10D4, giving the protein MEMKNYTVVTEFILLGIPETVGLETVLFVLFLSLYLCTLSGNVLILMAIVSSSRLHTPMYFFLGNLSVFDICYSSVTSPKMLFYLSGQTSAISFQGCAAQLFFYHFLGSTECFLYTVMAYDRFVAICHPLRYTVIMNHRACSILATSTWMGGCVHATILTSLTFQLPYCEPNQVGYYFCDIPAVLPLACADTSLAQRVSFTNVGLLSLICFFLILISYTRIGISISRIRSTEGRRRAFSTCSAHLTAILCAYGPIIIIYLQPTPSPLLGSAVQILNNLVTPMLNPLIYSLRNKDVKFALNKVLYKKGLIIEHE; this is encoded by the coding sequence ATGGAAATGAAGAACTACACAGTTGTGACTGAGTTCATCCTGCTGGGAATCCCTGAGACAGTGGGGCTGGAGACAGtgctctttgttcttttcttgtctttgtacctATGCACACTGTCAGGGAATGTGCTCATCCTCATGGCCATTGTCTCTTCCTCTCGTCTTCATACCCCTATGTATTTCTTCCTGGGAAACCTATCTGTATTTGACATTTGTTACTCCTCAGTTACCTCGCCAAAAATGTTGTTCTATCTCTCTGGACAGACATCCGCCATCTCTTTCCAGGGATGTGCAGCCCAATTGTTCTTCTATCATTTCCTGGGCTCCACTGAGTGTTTCCTATACACCGTAATGGCATATGATCGTTTTGTTGCAATCTGTCACCCTCTACGTTACACAGTTATCATGAATCATAGGGCATGCTCTATCCTAGCAACAAGCACCTGGATGGGTGGTTGTGTTCATGCCACTATCCTGACCTCCCTTACTTTCCAGTTACCTTATTGTGAACCCAACCAAGTAGGCTACTATTTCTGTGACATTCCTGCTGTTTTACCTCTGGCCTGTGCAGACACATCTTTAGCCCAGAGGGTTAGTTTCACTAATGTTGGTCTTTTGTCTCTCATATgtttcttcctcatcctcatttCCTATACTCGCATTGGCATCTCCATATCCAGAATACGCTCCACTGAAGGTAGACGGAGAGCCTTTTCCACCTGCAGTGCACACCTCACAGCAATCCTTTGTGCCTATGggcccatcatcatcatctatctACAACCTACTCCCAGTCCCTTGCTTGGTTCAGCGGTTCAGATATTAAATAATCTTGTGACCCCCATGTTGAACCCCTTGATCTATAGTTTAAGGAATAAGGATGTGAAATTTGCCCTCaacaaagtgttatataaaaagGGGCTCATTATTGAGCATGAATAA